A single genomic interval of Asinibacterium sp. OR53 harbors:
- a CDS encoding response regulator transcription factor, whose amino-acid sequence MEERKLLIVEDEKKIANALKKGLSENGYHVEMAFDGLIGRKLFLSHTYDLVILDINLPGLNGYELCKIIRNHNQQVPVIMLTALSSTEDKIEGFDAGADDYVIKPFEFKELLVRIRALLKRTMYQQLPTGNILKVGGLEMNLDTKEVKREGQQILLTAKEFQLLEYFMRNRNRVLSRADIAESVWDIDFDTKTNVIDVYVNYLRNKIDKHFSTRLIHTQVGMGYILKEL is encoded by the coding sequence ATGGAAGAGCGGAAATTACTGATCGTGGAGGATGAGAAAAAGATAGCCAATGCCCTTAAAAAAGGGCTATCGGAGAACGGATATCATGTGGAAATGGCATTTGACGGACTGATTGGCAGGAAGTTATTCCTTTCACACACTTATGACCTGGTAATACTCGACATCAACCTGCCCGGGCTCAATGGCTATGAATTGTGCAAGATCATCCGCAACCACAACCAGCAGGTGCCGGTGATCATGCTCACCGCCCTGAGTTCAACGGAAGACAAGATTGAAGGGTTTGATGCGGGGGCAGATGATTATGTGATCAAGCCTTTTGAGTTCAAAGAACTGCTGGTGCGTATCAGGGCCCTGCTGAAAAGGACCATGTACCAACAGTTACCCACAGGGAATATTTTAAAAGTAGGCGGACTCGAAATGAACCTCGATACCAAGGAGGTAAAACGCGAAGGGCAGCAGATACTGCTGACTGCCAAAGAGTTTCAGTTGTTGGAGTATTTCATGCGTAACAGGAATCGCGTACTATCGAGGGCCGATATCGCAGAAAGTGTGTGGGATATTGATTTCGATACCAAAACCAATGTGATCGACGTATACGTTAATTACCTTCGCAACAAGATCGACAAACATTTCTCCACCCGGCTTATCCATACGCAGGTAGGCATGGGTTATATTTTAAAGGAGCTATAG